Part of the Choloepus didactylus isolate mChoDid1 chromosome 27, mChoDid1.pri, whole genome shotgun sequence genome is shown below.
CAGGTGGTCCTGGACTCCAGGAACACGGAATTCAAAATGGTGATTCACTCCCAACCCCACCCAGTGTAAAGGGGTAATTCTGACAGATGCTGGGGGCCTGGGCTGGGACCCTAGGTCCTTGGGGTCTCGGGGATCTATGGATGGCAGGGTGGGGTGCAAGGGGCAGCAGGGCTGAGGATGCATACGCTAGGCCTGGGGAATCAGGTATAGAGGCATCTCGGGGCCTTTATCACGTCAGAGATTTGAGTTCAAAGAAATCTGAGGTCTGAGGGTGCAGGTCCTGGGGCTCTGGAATGGGGCTCCCAGGGCACTTCAGAACTGGATGTCTCTGGTAGGAAGGAGCCAAGGTCTTGGATCAGGGACAATCCCAAGGTTTCCGGGGCTtgaaccatagatctgggggccgATGGCACCTTGGGGTCGCTCAATGGCTAGGGGCCAAAGGGTCAGAGATCTGGGCTGCCATGACCATCGTATCTTCTGGGGCCAGTGCTCCAAGCCTTTAGGGGATGGGGATCTATGGGTAGTAAGTAGTTGAGATTCCAGGACATTCTGAGTCTTGAATGCTGGCTCCAAAGGGTACTGGAAGGGGGGTTATTTGAAGTCTTGGGCCCTGAGGTGTGGATGGCCTTCGGTCCTACATCTGGGGGTACCAGGCACCTCAGAGTACTTACTATATGAGAGCCAAGGCTCCTGGGAACACTGGCGTTGGGAAAGGTGGGTCTATGGAGGTCTTCGGCCCCTAGCTCCCAGAGTATCTTGGCTTCTGACGTCTGGGTCTTGGGGGGCTCTGGGATGGGTCTCTCGAGTCATTTTGGTCAGAAAACATCTCATGATTGAGCATATCCAAGGACCCAGGCTGTCTTAAGAGTCTAGGGTCCTAAGGAGTCTGGGGTTACCTGGGCATTTAGATCTGGGTATTCCTGGATTGGAGGTCAGATCTGCAGCGTCTCTGGGCATCTCAGAGATGGGTGGACTTGAGGCCAGATTCTGGTTATTCTAGAATATCTGGGAGTCTCAAATCCAGGAGGATCTGGTGTCCCCTCTGTGGTCTCGGGGTTAAAAGAACATCTCAGATATGGATAACCCTGGTCTTAGATGAGCATTCAGGGACCATTTTGGGTGATTCTGGGCCTATGATTTCAAGATCTAGGAGTAATCGGGTACAAACTAGGTGAGGGATTGGCAAAATCCATCTAATTCCCGACTGTAACCTGAAGGGTCATGATGTGGAGCATGACTGTGTCTGGGTTGGTAAAAAGGGCAGAGGGTCAAGGTTCAGGCCCTGGTCTCAGGGATCGATTACTCCCTGGCCTTTCTGAGATGtacagtcgggggggggggggtgcctggAATCTCCTCAATCTGAGTttggcaggagtgggggtgggggggcgccAGAACTCAGGACGCCTGGAACCTCTCGGACAGACATCTCAATGAAGCTGAGTCTGGGGTCTCTCAGTCCTAAACTTGGGGGTCCAGGTTCCAGGTCTGGGATCTTTCAACCCAAACTCAAGAACCAAATTCCAGGTGCGCCCGGGTTTGGGTTTGGAGTCCGCACGTTGTTCGGGGTCCCGGACCCTCAATTTTGGGTCCTCGGTCTGGCTACTGGACCCACCAGGCCGTCCTCACCGCGCCGCCTCCTCGTGGCGACCCCCGCAGCCGGCACAGCCACATCGCGCCGCGACCCAGTGGCAGGCGCGCAGGGGCGCGTAGCAGCAGAGGCAGGGCACCGCCAGGGAGAGCGCGGCCAGCGCGGCCCAGCGCGCGGCGGGACGCGGGTGGCCCGGCTCACAGGCGCAGGGGTCCGAGAAGTCACCCTCGGCGTCCGACAAGCAGTGGTAGAGCAAGCTCTCGGCGCACCACAGGCAGCTGAGACGGCGCACCAGAAGGCGACCCGGGTCCGGGGCTTCCGCGCAGCGGCCACCGCGCCCGTCCGCGCGGCGGCGGAAGAGCGCTCGGCAGTGCACGCAGCGTGCCGCCTCCTCCGCCTCGGGGGAGGCTTTGGCCGGCGCCGGGGCCGGGCCCGGGCCTGGGGGTGGGCGAGCCGGGGGCGCTGGAGGCTCAGCCTCTGTGAGAGGCGCAGGTAGTGCGGCGGGGGGCCCCAGGGTTGTGCCCCTCAACGCGCCGGTCTTGGCGAAGCGCACGACGCAGGTGGACAGGGCGAGAGGCGCGGGCGGCCCGGCGCGTCGGTAATCCTCATAGCCGCGGCCGCCCCAGCCCGGGCCCCCCGCCCCTGCCTGGGGCTCGGAGGGCTCCGGAATTCCCGTGAACGGTAGAAGTGGAGGGTAGCTCTGCAGGACGAAGGGAAAGACGGGGAGATTAGCGGGGTCTGcgacccctcaccccaccccatcccatccaGTCCCGGGAGACCCAAGAATCCAAAGACCCAGCCACAGGCGTCCCTCATCCAAGAATCCTATCCCCTAAAATCTTCCAGTGTCTGGACTCGGGCTTCCAAGTCCCCAGTCGTCTTCTTTCCCAGGGATCCAAGAATAAAATTCGGCCTTCAGCCCCCTCCTTTCCCAGGGACAAAGGAAGCAAGCCCCACCTCAAGGACCCAGTGGCCCAGGCTCCCAGTCCATTCCCCTCGAGATCCAGGAATCCGGGTACCCAGTACCCTCCACCCTGAGTCCCAGGGGTTCTGGACCCCGGCCACCTACTCCTTCAGTAGGCAGGAGTCGGTGCCCAGGTCCCCTGTACCCTCTTGGGTATGGAGACCCCTCTCTACCCTCGCGAATTAAGCAGCCTC
Proteins encoded:
- the SPRED3 gene encoding sprouty-related, EVH1 domain-containing protein 3 isoform X1 is translated as MVRVRAVVMARDDSSGGWLPVGGGGLSQVSVCRVRGARPEGGARQGHYVIHGERLRDQKTTLECTLRPGLVYNKVNPIFHHWSLGDCKFGLTFQSPAEADEFQKSLLTALAALGRGSLTPSTSSSSPSQDTAETPCPLTSHVDSDSSSSHSRQETPPSTAAAPIATVESASGFGPATPPQRRRSSTQSYPPLLPFTGIPEPSEPQAGAGGPGWGGRGYEDYRRAGPPAPLALSTCVVRFAKTGALRGTTLGPPAALPAPLTEAEPPAPPARPPPGPGPAPAPAKASPEAEEAARCVHCRALFRRRADGRGGRCAEAPDPGRLLVRRLSCLWCAESLLYHCLSDAEGDFSDPCACEPGHPRPAARWAALAALSLAVPCLCCYAPLRACHWVAARCGCAGCGGRHEEAAR
- the SPRED3 gene encoding sprouty-related, EVH1 domain-containing protein 3 isoform X2 — protein: MTPVGAGCLWGAGASARNLPWLHLAPRSSTSRPDSNLPLSALSIWRHLTTLECTLRPGLVYNKVNPIFHHWSLGDCKFGLTFQSPAEADEFQKSLLTALAALGRGSLTPSTSSSSPSQDTAETPCPLTSHVDSDSSSSHSRQETPPSTAAAPIATVESASGFGPATPPQRRRSSTQSYPPLLPFTGIPEPSEPQAGAGGPGWGGRGYEDYRRAGPPAPLALSTCVVRFAKTGALRGTTLGPPAALPAPLTEAEPPAPPARPPPGPGPAPAPAKASPEAEEAARCVHCRALFRRRADGRGGRCAEAPDPGRLLVRRLSCLWCAESLLYHCLSDAEGDFSDPCACEPGHPRPAARWAALAALSLAVPCLCCYAPLRACHWVAARCGCAGCGGRHEEAAR